The stretch of DNA catcatcatccaatttATCCCCCTTAGCTCCACCATTTAGAGTTGAAAGATCACTTCAGAAACAAAATTCGACCAACACGCATGTGAATTACCCTGATGTGCTAATGTATGGGCCGTACTATGATTCTGCCGGCCAGCTCTGGAACAACTCCTCATCCTCGGCCACCGGGTCAACTTTTGCACCGACTGTGGGTGTTAATGTGACATGCTCTTCTTCTCCTACTGTTTATGGGTACTCCGGTTCACAGTCAAGCTCAACTGTTTCAGGTGTTTATGATCCGTTTTCATATGACCCCTTTCCTAACAGCATGTGCGCAGTGTCTGAGGGTGTTAAGTCATATTACCCTCCTTATGTGTCCACTCCGGCCCAGAAAGATGGATTCTTGAGTTTAGGGGTTAATAGTGGGGATCGCTATGATTTGCTGTCGAATTCTGCCTCTACTCATTTGCGCAGGTCGGGGGACGGGGACGGGGACCATAAAATGGAATGGGGTAATGTGTGGAGTGGGGTGAATGAGCAAAGCAAATGGTCAGAATATGCTCAGGTGGTTGGTTCGAAGGAATCAGGCCTCTTTGATTCACAGAACAGCAGAAGTCCTCTTCTTGCTGATGAAGGTAACAAGAGCCAGCCTTCTACAGCTGTTTATACTCATCCTTTCGCTGATGGGAGGAGTAACACTAATGTTCCTGATGGAGGTATCTTACATCTTATGTACGCATATTCAGTATTCATCTATTGTATTTTTTTTCTGCTATATGTGTTGCCTATCTTGGATCTGCAATAACAGTGGCCCCTCCATGTGCGTCATTCGTTGCTTGGCTCGACTTTTTCTGATTAATAGTTTTTAATGATCATTTGTTAAATGGATAAATGAAAGGGTATGATGGTGCATTGGATGTGCTCATCTTGTCTTATATTTGTGATTGGATTAGAGTCGTAGTTTTTCTCTGCGTAGGGTTACATTTGCATTGTACAGAGTATGTTTCTCTGATCATGTAGCTAACGACTCTTCCTGCCAAATTAAAGTTACTTACGATGTACCATTTTTTATAAAGCTTATTGTTTTTCATATGTCTATTAGAGTTCTTGTCTCTTTCAAGGAGATAAAGGCATAAAGCTTGTTTAGTCTGTGCAAATTGTATCCTTGTAAAATATGAAAAAATTTAGATTCTTTTTTCCCCTGAATCTTTGTTATAGTGTCAGCATCTTTTTATTATAATGAAGGAAAATTCGCAGGTAAGAAAATCTTTTACAATATGACTGATTTAAAACACTAACCCATCACTATTTCCTCTTTCCAACTAAACACCGGTCAGGCGGCCACACACTCTCCTTCCCACCTCCAGTCACTACACTAAACTGCTGGCCACCACAAACGACACACCACGACACTTCATGACACTTCACCACCCTCTGATGGCCACCATCGCACCACCACCATGACCCTAGTGTTACCCCTTCCTCAAAATGGTTCGCCAATGACCCATAGTGTGTCATTTGGTTTTGGATCCGGCGGAAAGGGTTTCGGGTACAATTGTACCGTCGCtttgtagggtgttggggaattaTACACGGCGAAAATGGCCGATAAGGAGTGTTCTCAATGAGAAGGGTGGGTCAGGCTTGGCTTGGTTGGGAGTCGTCGATGTTGCATCTGGTGGTGCCTGGGTGGACATGTTAGAGTTTGGAGTGCGAGGCTGGTAGGCTCGGGATGGGCGTCGTCGATGTTGCATCTGGTGATGTCGGGGTGGACATGACAGAGTTTGGAGTGTGAGGAGGGTAGGCTCAGAGATCTTAAAAGAGTACATGGTAAATTTTCAGTGTGATATGCAAACCAATGATGTAATTCAGTGTTATCAGACTGTGCACGTCTGATTATGTGAGACTTCTTACTTCCACGGCCTATGTCAACCTTTCATTTTCCCAGCGGTAAAACATTTTTAAGCTCCTTATGGAGAGCGATAAAGCCAGGCTGCCATGGTAACTTTTCAGCATGCTTCAGTTAGTTTTGTCCACTAGAAAAACGCTAAGGCGTTGTACTGATCTTGATTCTTGCATGTTGCATACCCATTTTTGAAATTAAGAAGTTTGTATAATTGAGAACTTGGCTTACATCTCCTGTTTCAGATCTTAGCCTTGATGAATTTCTTTGGAAAGCCGGAGTACACGACAGTAGGTCACTTTTAGGTGGCTCAAGATTGCCGACTTCTGATTCTTCATTAGTACCTAAAGAAAGCTCTCATCTTCAAGGCCCGGTTGTGGAATCAGCTACAAACTTCCGTGGCTCTAAAAATGCGACTGGTTTGTCACTTGGGGACCACTTTAGTCAAAGTGGCGCCTATGTGTTTGGCTCTACATCCACTGCGAGTACTTTTCCCATTATTAAGAACAAATCATCATATGTTGAAAGTAGCTCTCTTGAAGGTATATTTTCAGCTCCGAAAGTGAATCCCGATGCCAGCTTCGTAGACAAAGAAAGTAATATTTCTGCAGGGTATAATTACTCCTATCCAGTTGAGCCTCGAATTCCCCTCGGATTAAAACGTCAGTCGAGCATAGTCATCAGGAGACCTCCATCATCGTCTGCGGGGACGTCTTCAAGCCAAATAAGAGAATCTTTATCTTTAGATACTATGACAGGCATTAAAAATGGCGCTGAAAAAAGTCAAGATTCACCCCAAATGCCTCATCACTTTAGTTCAGTTGGCCCAGACGTGGAAGTTAATGATACTCAAGCTGCATATTCTGTTGAGAAAATGTCTGGGGTAACTGAAGTCCACAACCCTGCTGAGGATTCGCCCTGCTGGAGAGGAGCTTCATCTAGCTACTTCTCGCCATTTGCAGTGTCCAATGGCATGCTGCCAGATGTTTGTGTTAAAAAATCAGATGAATGCAAAAGTATGAGCACTCAGGCCCCTCAGCTGAGTTTTCCAGTTGACTCTTCTGGTTGTGGAAATTTCTTTTCTGAAAAGTGTACAGAGGGAAAATTTCCAGAGACGCCTTTTAATTCAGAATGCGCATCAAAAGGTAATGAAGAAATTTTCTCCCAGACCCGACAACCCCTTTGCTTTGATCTAAACACTCAAGATGGCCTTCAGTTTGCTGACGAGAGTTATGTGTCCACGAAGGAATGTTGCATACTGAACAAACCAGAGACAGATGTACTGTCTGAAATTACATTACCTGCAATACAGGTTTCTGAGGGAGGGGAACGTCCAAAATTTTCTCCGGGTGTAGCAAATAATTCTCTTGATGTACCATCAAGTTCCGAGAATAATCATGCAAGTTCACCTCCTGGAGATAATGCAAGTTTAAGCAACTGTCAAGTAACCAGTAAAATTTCTGAATCAAACGTTGATGTGAATATGTTGTTGAAAACATTGTTGAACCTATCAGAAATACTTCGGTGCTATTGCTTCAGTAAACGGGCATCAGTTACAGAGCAGCACTCTATTGCAGTTAAGCATGTTATTGCCAACCTTAACGCTTCCATGTCATTGATGGCTGGGGAGTTGCCTTCAACTATGTCCTCGTTGGAAATAAATTCTTTTAATCAAGAGTTGCCAGTTGCTCAGATGGTAAGCAGTCTTCACATGTTATTTAATTTCCTCTTTCTATTAAGCTGCTTATGTCGCTATTGTTGGAGTTTAGGTCAATGATGCTGCATTTGAAGCAATTGCTGCTGCTGTCAAGGTTGGGGATACAACTGAGCGTGTTTTGGAATCTGTTTCTTGTAAAGATGACCCAAACTCAGTTAAGGATTTTGATATGATGGAGGTATTGTTCATTCTTGTTTTGCTCCGGGATCTTTCTGTTCAGTATTTGTTACTTTCTCCATTAATTTATTTCAACCAATTCCACCCATTCGGCTTTTTTTCTCCACTAAAATGTGAAACTGAAGTTTACCATTAAAATGGACATAGTATGATGCAATGACGGATCTTGAAGCAAAACATAAAGGGAGCTAGGTTTGAACCCTGAACCTGAAGGTGATAATCTGTTGTACACTTCATGTGTATGCATTGAGAAAGGCGAAGGGGTGGCTGGGTCCCCTCTCAAGTACACTAAGATTCAACGTTTGTATAATGCACACCTGATCCACATCCAACACTCTACTGATCTACCttgtacatttcaatttgagGTTTAATAGTACTTTATCCATAAAAGGAGAGAGAGGCTGGTTTTTAATGAAAAGCGTAATTGCTGCAGGCTATAAAGAACGTTCTTCATGAAAACTTTCGCGGGGAGGAGGAGATGGACCAACGGAGACTTCTATACAAGAATTTGTGGCTTGATGCAGAAGCTTCATTGTGTGCCATGACCGCTAAAGCTCGATTTCTTCGAGTGAAGGCTGACATGGAGAAAACACAAGATGGTGCTAAAGGTAATGTTTGTCCTCGAACCCCAGTTAAACCATACGCTTAGTTATCTGATCACAAACTTCCTCTCATGTATGCTTAAAAGAATGTTTCAGATAACGTGGTCTCATCAACTTCCGATGTTCCGGCTGATGTTCATGAAACAGTTGATCTAGCGAGAAAAGTAGAACTCACCCATATTCCCAATTCACAAGCTGTTGATGGGTCTACCATGAAATTCAGCGAGCCAATAGCAACCAATGAAAAAACTCTTCATGGCGATGATGTTGATGCTTCGGTTATGGCCAGATATAAAATTCTCAAGAGCCGAAGGAGAAGTGCTGAGGCTAGACAGGAAAACA from Silene latifolia isolate original U9 population chromosome 10, ASM4854445v1, whole genome shotgun sequence encodes:
- the LOC141606889 gene encoding uncharacterized protein LOC141606889, which codes for MIRKEMTSSGSGPYRVGGLSSSSSSNLSPLAPPFRVERSLQKQNSTNTHVNYPDVLMYGPYYDSAGQLWNNSSSSATGSTFAPTVGVNVTCSSSPTVYGYSGSQSSSTVSGVYDPFSYDPFPNSMCAVSEGVKSYYPPYVSTPAQKDGFLSLGVNSGDRYDLLSNSASTHLRRSGDGDGDHKMEWGNVWSGVNEQSKWSEYAQVVGSKESGLFDSQNSRSPLLADEGNKSQPSTAVYTHPFADGRSNTNVPDGDLSLDEFLWKAGVHDSRSLLGGSRLPTSDSSLVPKESSHLQGPVVESATNFRGSKNATGLSLGDHFSQSGAYVFGSTSTASTFPIIKNKSSYVESSSLEGIFSAPKVNPDASFVDKESNISAGYNYSYPVEPRIPLGLKRQSSIVIRRPPSSSAGTSSSQIRESLSLDTMTGIKNGAEKSQDSPQMPHHFSSVGPDVEVNDTQAAYSVEKMSGVTEVHNPAEDSPCWRGASSSYFSPFAVSNGMLPDVCVKKSDECKSMSTQAPQLSFPVDSSGCGNFFSEKCTEGKFPETPFNSECASKGNEEIFSQTRQPLCFDLNTQDGLQFADESYVSTKECCILNKPETDVLSEITLPAIQVSEGGERPKFSPGVANNSLDVPSSSENNHASSPPGDNASLSNCQVTSKISESNVDVNMLLKTLLNLSEILRCYCFSKRASVTEQHSIAVKHVIANLNASMSLMAGELPSTMSSLEINSFNQELPVAQMVNDAAFEAIAAAVKVGDTTERVLESVSCKDDPNSVKDFDMMEAIKNVLHENFRGEEEMDQRRLLYKNLWLDAEASLCAMTAKARFLRVKADMEKTQDGAKDNVVSSTSDVPADVHETVDLARKVELTHIPNSQAVDGSTMKFSEPIATNEKTLHGDDVDASVMARYKILKSRRRSAEARQENKESFEGHKNPSKLYATDIDSHVIATSDHAQGPNNPVQARYLLLKSRADHDSLNNEYNTSPGEYNYLPDRDSSSPMYQTLECGVDSSDSFPDWVSKSVGDLEEGEASVMARFRIIQNRIQDSDSVDTGQVLVSPLNVVEDDRDDLGSSEQQMPTLRGAFGPYPNFTEEESEDPIGIPLNGGTFLTQFGKTNKLNSEIFESWYGNESPSSDWEHVSKEDLRKAN